The window TGCTTCAGTTTCGATTCTATCCACGTCAGCAATTTCAATTTTCAGGACATATTTCATTATATTTACCTGAATAATCCGCATGGTCATCAGAGTGAAGGCGATAGGAAAAATCAGGAATACATAGGCCATAATCCAGTCGAGAGTCGGAGAATATTCCGGATACTGAAACCCTTCTTTGATTACGTTGATACTGAAGAAAATCATGGTGGCGTTAAAAGCAATCCAGACAAGATCCGACAGCAGCATCGAAATATTTCCGACGAATTCGGGAAACAGCTTGAACTGGAAAGTGACCCTGTTATGGGCAGCGAGTCGTGCCGCATACGTTGCACCAAAATAGACAAACCAGACAAAAGCGAATCGTGATAGCTCTTCACCCCAGGGCAGAGATGCAGGCAGGTCATATTTGTCAAAAAAAACGATATAATGGGACAGAGTATCCATTAAGCCAAACACCAGCCTGAGAACAATCTGCAAAAAGAGCAGACACACAAAAAAAACCAGCAGGATCTGACAGAGATAGCTCTCTAAATTGTCCAATACTTTCAAAACTGTTTTGGCTCGCATAAATGACTCCGATCTTTCGTAATAACCTGCCCGCAAGTAACGGGCAGGTTATTAAAATCTAACGTCCAAGTGCTGTTACAACCTCATCCACGGCAGCTTTTCCGCCTACACTGTCATAAAATTTCGGCCAGACCTTCTCCATTGCAATCTTTGCCCACTGATCTTCATCTTCGATGTCGTTATATGCGACACCTTCTTTGATCATGTTTTGTTTTGCTGTTTCAGCTCCGGTAAGGCTGAACATGAGATTATACTGCTGCGCCTCTATACCAGCCCGGGTGAACATTGCCTGATCTTCCGGGGAGAGGGATTGAAAAAATTTCTCTCCGAAAACAAGGGGCTGCAGGGAAAAAAGATAATGGCATTCAGAGGTGTAATTCTGCACTTCATAAAACTTCATGGTGTAGTTGACCATATGGGGATTGTCCTGCCCGTCAACAACCTTTTGCTGCATGGCGGTAAAGGTCTCCGGCCATGCCATGGGCACTGGTTCCGCATCAAGTGCTTTCCAGGTTTCAATCATGATTGCATTCTTCGGAACCCTGATTTTAAGCCCTTTGAGATCTGCAAGTGTATTGACAGGTCTTTTGGAGTTGGTCAGGACGCGGAAGTTAGAATACCCCCATCCCAAGGGACGGATACCTGCTTCCTTAACAAGAATTTCTCTCCACTTATTGCCAAGATCACCAGTCGTTGCTTTTACCGCATCATCGAAGCTCTGTAAGAGATATGGCAAGGTCAGAACGCCTAATTTCTTAGCAAAGGGAGTGACGTTATTAATGGCCACAACCGCTCCATCAATGGAACCCCTTCTGGCATCCTTGACCATTTTTTGTTCGTCACCGAGTTGCCCGCCTGGGAAAATATCGACTTTGTATCTTCCACCACTGGCTTTTTCCACGATATCTTTAAAACGTAAGGCCAGAACGCCCTGATCGGAGTCAATGGGGTCTCCCAGGCCTATTTTCAAAGTCTTTTCTGCAAATGCAGATAGCGGCACTGTGAACGTCACAACCAACAGAGCCATCAAACACAACATCGTTAACCGTTTCATACATCCTCCAATTTTTTTCAGTTTTTACATCTGATTGTCTGCAAGCAGCAGGCAACCTCAGAAAGCCCAGTTATATAAAACGGGCACGAACTTATCGCCCAGGTACTGGTGATTCGATGTATGCCAATCAGTTGTCAGCAGGTAGAAAAATAACAAAAATGTTAAAGTTATGTAAAATTTTATAAAATGTTTTTTTTGTGTTGTCAACATTTTATAAAATATATTATAAAATGTTACTGGGTGTAGAACTGCGACCGGCGACTACCCAAACTTAACGGGAAGTCGGAGGGGATACGCGGCCTGCAGATTTGTGTTAATGAAGGAAATGCGCCGATAAACCTATGGAATTGTTTGGAGATACAGGCAGTGTGGTCGTGACAGAAACAAAAGAATTATTTCTTAAAGGGATGACCGAATTGCCCGCCTTTAGGTTATGGCGAAGGCAGGAAAATCAAGCCGACACAGCGGCTGAAGATATTTTTCACTGTGATGTACCGTACCACAAATGGCTGTTTGATCGCAGTTGAGGCATCTGGTCTTCGTCAGTGCATCATGACAAGAATTTATGGGAGCGCGTAACAACATTGTGGCCACATTTGCCTGTCTGAAATCAGTGTCGTGGCCATATAAAGATATTGTCTGGAGTTTAACGGAATGAAAATTATTGATAAGTTATTTGACCTTAACGGTCGTGTTGCACTTGTTACCGGCGGCAACTCAGGAATTGGCAGAGCTATTGCGTTCTGTCTTGCCGAAGCAGGCGCTGCCGTTATCCATGTGGCAAGAAAAGAAGAACCATTAAAGGATGCTGTCAATGATGTGTTAAATATAAACGGGAAGGCAGCGTATTTAACCTGTGATGTGGCTGATATGGATGCTCTGGCTGAAACAGCAGAAAAATCGGCGTCATTTTTCGGAGCACCTGATATTCTGGTGAATGCTGCTGGTATTAACATGCGGCAGTCCTGGGAAAACATCAGCACCGATAGTTGGGACAAGCAGATTGATATTAATTTGAAGGCACCTTTCTTTCTGGCGCGACACCTTATTCCAGGCATGAAAGAAAAAGGGTGGGGAAGAATCATCAATATTGCCTCACTTCAATCAGAACGTGCGTTTCCAAACAGTGTGCCCTACGGTGCCTCCAAAGGCGGAGTAGTGCAGTTAACCAGGGCTATGGCTGAGGCATGGTCCGCTGATGAAAGTGGTATCACATGTAATGCTATTGGACCTGGCTTTTTCAAAACAGGTTTGACTTCAGGCCTCTATGGTCAGGAGCAGGTGATTGACGCCCTTGCCCGTCAAACCATTATTGGCCGAAATGGAGAGCTTGATGACCTGAAAGGCGTTGCAATATTTCTTGCTTCACCTGCGTCTGGTTATATTACTGGCCAGACGGTTTATGTCGATGGTGGCTGGACTGCAAAATAAATAGCCACGCCAGTGTTTCAGGATCGGTTCTTGACTTTTGCGAAGACCTCTTTCTAGGAGTCTGTCGGACTGACCACTTTAAGGCTCTGAGAATCGCATAATTTGATATCAGAGTCCAATAGGAGTCCACGGATTAAAGTAGAAAAAGGCTAAAGTCCGACAGCCTCCTAGTCAGAACTATCGGCATATCTGGTTCTAATACATTGAGTACCAGGGTCGTGACCCACAACGAACTTCTCTTCTAGTTTTGGGTCACGATTCTACCAGTACTATTATTTCAAGTTCCCCAAGGCCTCCTTTTGCTTTTAGGCAATACTCATTGGTCTCCTGTCAGAATAATCCAGGGCATATTCAGGAAAAGCCTTAACTGAGTATGTGCCTACTGTTGATTACCCTCACCTCGTGACCCTGACTATTTCGTACAGGAGGCTGGTCTGCCACTGAACGGCAGTTTGCTGATCAAGACCTTGGTTCACAGATACAGGAAGAATCTTCAGTAGCCCTTTTCTGCAATCCCATTAGATTGGCAATTGAAATCCTTAATCCTGCATCGAATGATTCTGTCGTGTAATCTTACATTCTGCCTAACACCGTAGAAACCCCAACCTCTGAGGTCCGTAGATGACGATAAACAGAAAGCACCTTTCGTTGGAGTAAGTGACAAGAATGACAAGCTTCGTCCTGGCAACGTTAAGGCTTATAATAAGTCGCAGACATTATGTGATCAGGATGGACATCTTCTTAACCCTGAGAGCTATAATCAAAGCTGCGGTTGCCAATATCAACTCCTCATAATCTTAAAAAGTGGAAACTCAAACTTCCCTTACAAAGATAACATATCAAAGGGTTCACATCAGCGGCATATGGTTAAGAGGCATGCGTAGGTGATTCAATGTGTTCCTGAATCTGCGAATCAAAGATATTAATTGCGACAAATTTGCCTGTTTGGATATGTCTTTTGCAATTAAACTCTGCTGACAATATCTTTCATATTTTGACGAATCTGCTGGTAGTCTTCCTTGCTGATGCCGGCACCGAGACCGACCTTTTCTGCCATCTCAGCAGAAAGGAAGTCGCTTGAATCGTGGGCATCGGCGTTAATGACCAGAGGTGCCCCGGTCTTTGCAGCCATCCTGGCGACATGACCATTGGTCAGGCTGTGGCCTTTGCGGCCTGAGAGCTCAAGGTAGGTGTTGTTTTCAGCTGCAAGAACTGAATCCTCCTCACTGAGAAAACCGGGGTGAGCCAAGATGTCAACTCCAGCCTCGAGCGCTGCCCTGTTTGTACCGGCAAGGACCGGCTCCACAGGTGTTTCCCCATGCACAACAACCAGTTGAGCTCCGAGTTCACGGGCTTTTATTGTTAATGGCTTGATTAACGATGGTGGAACATGGGTTAATTCAACACCGACGATGAGCCTGGTTTTCGTGACGGGATTGAGATCAGCAGCAACTCGGGCAAGATTTGGGATCAAGATATGCAGATTTGAGGAGTCTGCATGGTCGGTAATGGCGATAGCCTCGTAGCCGAGTGTTTCCACTCTCCGTAGGTGCTCTGAAGGAACAAAGGCGCCATCACTGAACAAGGTGTGGGTGTGAAGATCTATCATGTTGTTATCCTTTCAGGACGCTTGTCGTGTAAATTGAAGTGCTATAAATCAGTCTTGAAACTGAGTAACGGTGTATATTCATCATCCATTTTGTCCTTAAGTCTGACACCTGTCTCGCCAATTCTGAACCCCTCCTCAACAAGATACGCTATTTTTCTGACTGCTTTGGAAACGGACATTCCGCCATGTCTGATGTTTGAGATGCAGTTTCGAGCCTCATCGGTTGTACCAGGCTTCGGATCACAGGTTATATATGCCCCAAGTGAATTAGGCGAACTCAACCCCGGTCTTTCCCCTATGAGTATCACGACCATTTTTGCTTTTAAGAGAAGGCCGATCTCATCTCCGACAGCAACACGCCCGTTGGTAACCATACAGACAGGTGAAGCGCTCAGGGTTGTCTGGTCAACGAGTTCCAGCAATCCGTTCGTTACCGCTGCTGCTGTTTCATTTACAGCAGGGGCAGACAGGCCGTCGCAGATAACAATACAAATATCAAAACCGCTTTTCCCGCTACGCAATAACTCTTTGGAGGTGTGGTTGAGCGCCCTCCCTATATCAGGCCTAGTGAGGTACTCCATCCTGTCAGAGGCCATGGAGTGAAGCAGCAGTGCTTTTCTTTTATCGGTCTCCAGGGACGAAAGGATGTCATCGGTTCGGACAGGCTGATACACGGCATCCCTTGCTCTGGCGTGGGCAAGCTTGAACCTCAGGTGCTCATTGAGAGGGAGGCTGACCCCAGCCCTTCCAAGGGCAATTCGGGCATCGGTGTGCCGCCGCAACTTTTTCCAGGGATCCTGGGTGATTATTGGGTTGTGTATACTCATGAACAGGCCTCCGATGTTAACCGCAGCAGCGTATTACCATTTTGAATGGGTTGTAGTTTTCCTTGGTGGTTTATGATAGACATGCTCTCCACCCATGCGGTGAATTCCGGAGCCGGGGTCAGGTTGAGCAGTTTGCGTATATATGTTGCATCATGAAATGATGTTGATTGATAATTCAACATGATGTCGTCAG of the Desulfosediminicola ganghwensis genome contains:
- a CDS encoding TRAP transporter substrate-binding protein → MKRLTMLCLMALLVVTFTVPLSAFAEKTLKIGLGDPIDSDQGVLALRFKDIVEKASGGRYKVDIFPGGQLGDEQKMVKDARRGSIDGAVVAINNVTPFAKKLGVLTLPYLLQSFDDAVKATTGDLGNKWREILVKEAGIRPLGWGYSNFRVLTNSKRPVNTLADLKGLKIRVPKNAIMIETWKALDAEPVPMAWPETFTAMQQKVVDGQDNPHMVNYTMKFYEVQNYTSECHYLFSLQPLVFGEKFFQSLSPEDQAMFTRAGIEAQQYNLMFSLTGAETAKQNMIKEGVAYNDIEDEDQWAKIAMEKVWPKFYDSVGGKAAVDEVVTALGR
- a CDS encoding TRAP transporter small permease, which codes for MRAKTVLKVLDNLESYLCQILLVFFVCLLFLQIVLRLVFGLMDTLSHYIVFFDKYDLPASLPWGEELSRFAFVWFVYFGATYAARLAAHNRVTFQFKLFPEFVGNISMLLSDLVWIAFNATMIFFSINVIKEGFQYPEYSPTLDWIMAYVFLIFPIAFTLMTMRIIQVNIMKYVLKIEIADVDRIETEAYESMSSKDKVMQ
- the eutC gene encoding ethanolamine ammonia-lyase subunit EutC, encoding MSIHNPIITQDPWKKLRRHTDARIALGRAGVSLPLNEHLRFKLAHARARDAVYQPVRTDDILSSLETDKRKALLLHSMASDRMEYLTRPDIGRALNHTSKELLRSGKSGFDICIVICDGLSAPAVNETAAAVTNGLLELVDQTTLSASPVCMVTNGRVAVGDEIGLLLKAKMVVILIGERPGLSSPNSLGAYITCDPKPGTTDEARNCISNIRHGGMSVSKAVRKIAYLVEEGFRIGETGVRLKDKMDDEYTPLLSFKTDL
- a CDS encoding histidinol phosphate phosphatase domain-containing protein — translated: MIDLHTHTLFSDGAFVPSEHLRRVETLGYEAIAITDHADSSNLHILIPNLARVAADLNPVTKTRLIVGVELTHVPPSLIKPLTIKARELGAQLVVVHGETPVEPVLAGTNRAALEAGVDILAHPGFLSEEDSVLAAENNTYLELSGRKGHSLTNGHVARMAAKTGAPLVINADAHDSSDFLSAEMAEKVGLGAGISKEDYQQIRQNMKDIVSRV
- a CDS encoding SDR family NAD(P)-dependent oxidoreductase — its product is MKIIDKLFDLNGRVALVTGGNSGIGRAIAFCLAEAGAAVIHVARKEEPLKDAVNDVLNINGKAAYLTCDVADMDALAETAEKSASFFGAPDILVNAAGINMRQSWENISTDSWDKQIDINLKAPFFLARHLIPGMKEKGWGRIINIASLQSERAFPNSVPYGASKGGVVQLTRAMAEAWSADESGITCNAIGPGFFKTGLTSGLYGQEQVIDALARQTIIGRNGELDDLKGVAIFLASPASGYITGQTVYVDGGWTAK